In Pseudorasbora parva isolate DD20220531a chromosome 20, ASM2467924v1, whole genome shotgun sequence, a single window of DNA contains:
- the aldh1l2 gene encoding mitochondrial 10-formyltetrahydrofolate dehydrogenase: MLWTANTIMRKFSSSSAYYQNKLKLALIGQSLFGQEVYTNLRKQGHKVVGVFTVPDKDGKADPLAVVAEKDGTPVFKFPRWRVKGKPIPEVVEAYKAVGAELNVMPFCSQFIPMNVIDFPKHGSIIYHPSILPRHRGASAINWTLIEGDKKAGFSIFWADDGLDTGPILLQKECPVEPNDTVDTLYNRFLFPEGIKAMVESVQLIADGKAPRIPQSEEGASYEGIQKKSNAKVSMAQPAEAIHNWIRGHDKVPGAWVVIDGQPVTLYSSSMLSGSVPAGQPIEVEGASQPGLIAKSGLVLFGSDGKALQVKNLQFEDGKMIPASKYFSSEESASLDLTDDEKKMAEEIRAIWKGILSNVPGIDETTDFFKSGAASMDVVRLVEEVKQKCGGVQLQNEDVYMATTFQSFIQMFVRRMRGEDQEEELVIDYASKDVNNMTVKMPYQCFINGNFEDAEDGKTYNTVNPTDGSVICKVSYASVADVDRAVSAAKEAFYNGPWGKMNPRDRGRLLYRLADLMEEHQEELATIEAIDSGAVYTLALKTHVGMSIQTFRYFAGWCDKIQGSTIPINQARPNRNLTFTKKEPLGVCAIVIPWNYPLMMLAWKSAACLAAGNTLVLKPAQVTPLTALKFAELTVKAGIPKGVINIVPGSGGLVGQRMSDHPDIRKLGFTGSTPIGKQIMKSCAVSNLKKVSLELGGKSPLIIFSDCDMDKAVRMGMSSVYFNKGENCIAAGRLFVEESIHDEYIRRVVEEIKKMKIGDPLDRSTDHGPQNHKAHLDKLVEYCEIGVKEGATLVCGGRQVDRPGFFMEPTVFTDVEDHMFIAKEESFGPVMVVSKFKDGDVDGVLSRANDTEFGLASGVFTRDINKAMYVSERLEAGTVFINTYNKTDVAAPFGGFKQSGFGKDLGEDALHEYLRTKAVTVEY, from the exons atGTTGTGGACGGCGAACACGATCATGAGGAAATTCTCCTCGAGCTCT GCTTACTACCAAAATAAGCTGAAGTTGGCCCTTATTGGCCAGAGCTTGTTTGGACAGGAAGTGTACACAAACCTCCGCAAGCAGGGACATAAAGTGGTGGGCGTATTCACAGTTCCTGATAAGGACGGCAAGGCCGACCCTCTGG CGGTGGTGGCAGAGAAGGACGGGACACCGGTGTTCAAGTTCCCACGGTGGCGGGTGAAGGGTAAACCCATCCCGGAGGTGGTGGAGGCATACAAAGCTGTGGGCGCCGAGCTGAACGTCATGCCCTTCTGCTCCCAGTTCATTCCCATGAATGTCATCGACTTCCCCAAACACGGATCCATCATTTACCACCCCTCCATCCTGCCCAGACACAGAGGAGCTTCAGCCATCAACTG GACGCTAATCGAGGGTGATAAGAAAGCAGGATTTAGTATATTCTGGGCTGATGATGGTTTGGACACTGGACCCATTCTACTGCAGAAGGAATGTCCAGTTGAACCCAATGATACAGTGGACACACTTTATAACCGCTTCCTGTTTCCAGAGGGCATCAAGGCCATG GTAGAATCTGTACAGCTCATTGCAGATGGCAAAGCTCCCAGGATCCCTCAGTCTGAAGAAGGAGCCAGCTATGAAGGAATCCAAAAGAAATCCAATGCCAAG GTGAGCATGGCTCAGCCGGCAGAGGCCATCCATAACTGGATCCGGGGTCATGATAAAGTTCCAGGTGCCTGGGTTGTCATTGATGGACAG CCGGTAACGCTGTACAGCTCGTCCATGCTGAGCGGGTCGGTGCCCGCAGGTCAGCCAATAGAGGTGGAGGGGGCGTCTCAGCCTGGACTCATTGCCAAATCTGGCCTTGTTCTGTTTGGGTCTGATGGAAAAGCG CTCCAGGTGAAGAACCTGCAGTTTGAGGATGGAAAGATGATTCCTGCCTCCAAATACTTCTCTTCAGAGGAGTCTGCCAGTTTGGATCTCACAGATGATGAGAAGAAAATGGCAGAGGAGATCAGG GCGATATGGAAAGGTATTCTGAGTAATGTTCCAGGGATTGATGAAACAACAGATTTCTTTAAGTCTGGAGCTGCTTCTATGGATGTAGTcag ATTGGTGGAGGAGGTGAAGCAGAAGTGCGGAGGAGTTCAGCTTCAGAATGAGGACGTCTACATGGCCACCACCTTCCAGAGTTTCATCCAGATGTTCGTCCGACGCATGCGTGGAGAAGACCAGGAGGAGGAGCTGGTCATCGATTATGCGTCAAAAGATGTCAATAATATGACTGTGAAAATGCCCTATCAGTGCTTCATCAACGGCAATTTCGAAGATGCCGAAGATGGAAAGACGTACAACACGGTGAACCCCACAGATGGTTCG GTGATCTGTAAGGTGTCATATGCATCAGTGGCAGATGTGGACAGAGCGGTTAGTGCAGCCAAAGAGGCCTTTTATAACGGGCCCTGGGGTAAAATGAACCCTCGTGACCGTGGCCGGCTACTCTACCG TTTGGCTGACCTGATGGAGGAACACCAGGAGGAGTTGGCCACTATTGAGGCGATCGACTCTGGTGCCGTTTATACCCTGGCCTTGAAAACACACGTCGGCATGTCCATTCAGACCTTCAGATATTTTGCTGGCTGGTGTGACAAAATCCAG GGCTCAACGATACCCATCAATCAGGCCAGACCCAATCGCAACCTCACCTTTACAAAGAAAGAGCCTCTGGG TGTGTGTGCAATAGTGATTCCTTGGAACTACCCACTTATGATGCTGGCGTGGAAGAGTGCAGCCTGTTTAGCGGCGGGAAACACACTCGTCTTAAAACCTGCCCAG GTGACCCCACTAACCGCACTGAAATTTGCCGAGTTGACGGTCAAAGCTGGCATTCCCAAAGGAGTCATCAACATTGTTCCAGGATCAG GTGGTCTGGTCGGGCAGAGGATGTCCGATCATCCTGATATCCGTAAGCTAGGTTTCACAGGCTCTACTCCCATTGGCAAACAGATCATGAAAAG CTGTGCGGTCAGTAATTTGAAGAAGGTCTCTCTGGAGCTGGGTGGTAAATCTCCCCTTATCATCTTTAGTGACTGTGATATGGACAAAGCAGTGAGAATG GGCATGAGTTCTGTTTACTTCAACAAAGGAGAGAACTGTATCGCTGCGGGCCGGCTGTTTGTTGAAGAGTCCATCCATGACGAGTACATCAGGAGAGTG GTCGAGGAAATCAAGAAGATGAAGATCGGAGATCCTTTGGACCGCTCCACGGATCACGGACCTCAGAACCACAAGGCCCACCTGGACAAGCTGGTGGAGTACTGCGAGATCGGCGTGAAGGAGGGAGCCACACTCGTCTGCGGTGGGAGACAGGTGGACCGACCGG GTTTTTTCATGGAGCCCACAGTGTTCACAGACGTAGAGGACCACATGTTCATCGCCAAAGAGGAATCATTTGGCCCCGTTATGGTGGTATCTAAATTCAAAGATGG GGATGTAGATGGAGTTCTGAGCAGAGCAAATGACACGGAGTTCGGCCTGGCCTCTGGAGTCTTCACCCGTGACATCAACAAGGCCATGTACGTGAGCGAGAGACTGGAGGCGGGAACTGTGTTCATCAACACCTACAACAAGACAGACGTGGCGGCTCCCTTTGGAGGCTTCAAACAGTCCGGCTTTGGGAAAGACCTTG GTGAGGACGCCCTGCACGAGTACCTGCGGACTAAAGCTGTAACGGTGGAGTATTGA
- the nopchap1 gene encoding uncharacterized protein C12orf45 homolog — protein MAETQNTIKKTSSRDLLTCGNGQGIHEKLLLSSKSASLQTERVSRSSVLDRLQSFLPQMAQANESLRQQMDEAPGGFFDIECVENAEKVIEMDVALVELEESDSSEEESSSSSSSSEEDSSEEEVQTVTAKKLKLPGDKKRKVNIQVLEKEGE, from the exons ATGGCTGAAACACAAAACACGATCAAGAAAACCTCTTCTAGAGACTTGTTGACCTGTGGCAATGGACAAG GAATCCATGAGAAACTTCTGTTGAGCTCTAAAAGTGCTTCGCTCCAGACAGAAAGAGTCTCGAGAAGTAGTG TCTTGGACAGATTGCAGAGTTTCCTTCCCCAAATGGCCCAGGCCAATGAGTCCCTGAGACAGCAGATGGACGAGGCTCCCGGTGGTTTCTTTGACATCGAGTGTGTGGAGAACGCAGAGAAAGTCATTGAGATG GATGTGGCTCTGGTTGAGCTGGAGGAATCAGACAGCAGCGAAGAGgagtcatcatcatcatcatcatcatctgagGAAGACAGCTCAGAGGAAGAGGTGCAAACTGTCACTGCAAAGAAACTCAAACTTCCAggtgacaaaaaaagaaaggtcAACATACAGGTGTTAGAGAAAGAGGGCGAGTGA